From Brassica oleracea var. oleracea cultivar TO1000 chromosome C3, BOL, whole genome shotgun sequence, a single genomic window includes:
- the LOC106335223 gene encoding BTB/POZ and MATH domain-containing protein 1 isoform X2, whose product MNTTRVCGEVSKSATKPLTVSTSLTETVNGFHEFKISGYSLTKGVGVGKYVASDTFTVGGHSWAVYFYPDGKSPEDNSSHVSLFIALASEGADVRALFELTLVDQSGNEKHKVHSHFGRALESGPYALKYRGSMWGYKRFFRRDSLETSDYLKDNSLLVRCRVGVVKSCTEGPRDYNISVPVSNLGQQLGSLLESGKGCDVTFEVDGETFSAHKLVLATRSPVFRAQLFGPLRDRDTDRIEIEDVEAPIFKVRSLILFLGFMMFCSRMYHPGSSPGALLLLSLLTRDKVLLHFIYWDELPDMQELIGTDSKSASTLVAQHLLAAADRYALERLKAICESKLCEGITVNTVATTLALAEQHHCFQLKAVCLKFVASPENLKAVMQTDGFDYLKRSCPSLLTELLKYLARLREHSVTAPGHPKDIFADGCDSNGRRVKQRLH is encoded by the exons ATGAACACAACTAGGGTTTGCGGTGAGGTCTCCAAATCCGCGACAAAACCTCTCACTGTGTCGACCTCCCTCACGGAAACCGTCAACGGCTTCCACGAATTCAAGATCAGCGGCTACTCTCTCACCAAAGGCGTCGGAGTCGGCAAATACGTCGCCTCCGATACCTTCACCGTCGGCGGTCACTCGTGGGCTGTCTACTTCTACCCAGACGGAAAGAGTCCGGAGGATAACTCCTCTCACGTTTCTCTGTTCATTGCCTTGGCGAGCGAAGGAGCCGATGTGAGGGCTTTGTTCGAGCTCACGCTTGTTGATCAGAGTGGCAATGAGAAGCATAAGGTTCATAGCCATTTTGGAAGAGCGCTCGAGAGCGGACCCTATGCTCTTAAGTATCGTGGAAGCATGTG GGGATACAAGAGGTTTTTCAGGAGGGATAGTCTAGAGACATCAGACTATCTCAAGGACAATAGTCTCTTGGTTCGGTGCCGTGTCGGTGTGGTGAAGTCTTGCACCGAGGGACCGAGGGACTACAATATCAGTGTACCAGTTTCTAACTTGGGCCAACAGTTGGGGAGTCTTTTGGAAAGTGGGAAAGGCTGTGATGTTACTTTTGAAGTCGATGGAGAAACTTTCTCTGCTCACAAACTTGTTCTTGCAACGCGTTCTCCAGTTTTCAGGGCGCAGCTCTTTGGACCGTTAAGAGACAGAGACACCGACCGTATAGAGATAGAAGACGTGGAGGCCCCCATTTTCAAGGTCCGCTCTTTGATTCTCTTTCTGGGATTTAT GATGTTCTGTTCAAGAATGTACCATCCGGGATCTTCTCCTGGGGCGCTACTCCTGTTGAGTTTACTTACCCGGGATAAG GTTTTGCTTCATTTTATCTACTGGGACGAATTGCCTGATATGCAAGAGTTAATAGGCACAGATTCCAAATCGGCTTCTACTCTTGTGGCTCAGCATCTGCTTGCAGCGGCAGACCGGTATGCTCTTGAGCGGCTTAAAGCTATCTGCGAGTCAAAACTTTGTGAAGGAATCACCGTAAACACGGTTGCAACCACCTTGGCCCTAGCGGAGCAGCACCACTGTTTCCAGCTAAAAGCAGTCTGTCTCAAATTCGTGGCGTCGCCAGAGAATTTGAAAG CTGTGATGCAAACGGATGGGTTTGATTATCTAAAAAGGAGCTGTCCATCTCTACTAACTGAGCTATTGAAGTATTTGGCGAGGCTTAGGGAACACTCTGTAACTGCACCGGGACATCCAAAAGATATATTTGCTGATGGTTGTGATTCCAATGGAAGAAGAGTGAAGCAACGGTTGCATTAA
- the LOC106335223 gene encoding BTB/POZ and MATH domain-containing protein 1 isoform X1, with translation MNTTRVCGEVSKSATKPLTVSTSLTETVNGFHEFKISGYSLTKGVGVGKYVASDTFTVGGHSWAVYFYPDGKSPEDNSSHVSLFIALASEGADVRALFELTLVDQSGNEKHKVHSHFGRALESGPYALKYRGSMWGYKRFFRRDSLETSDYLKDNSLLVRCRVGVVKSCTEGPRDYNISVPVSNLGQQLGSLLESGKGCDVTFEVDGETFSAHKLVLATRSPVFRAQLFGPLRDRDTDRIEIEDVEAPIFKVLLHFIYWDELPDMQELIGTDSKSASTLVAQHLLAAADRYALERLKAICESKLCEGITVNTVATTLALAEQHHCFQLKAVCLKFVASPENLKAVMQTDGFDYLKRSCPSLLTELLKYLARLREHSVTAPGHPKDIFADGCDSNGRRVKQRLH, from the exons ATGAACACAACTAGGGTTTGCGGTGAGGTCTCCAAATCCGCGACAAAACCTCTCACTGTGTCGACCTCCCTCACGGAAACCGTCAACGGCTTCCACGAATTCAAGATCAGCGGCTACTCTCTCACCAAAGGCGTCGGAGTCGGCAAATACGTCGCCTCCGATACCTTCACCGTCGGCGGTCACTCGTGGGCTGTCTACTTCTACCCAGACGGAAAGAGTCCGGAGGATAACTCCTCTCACGTTTCTCTGTTCATTGCCTTGGCGAGCGAAGGAGCCGATGTGAGGGCTTTGTTCGAGCTCACGCTTGTTGATCAGAGTGGCAATGAGAAGCATAAGGTTCATAGCCATTTTGGAAGAGCGCTCGAGAGCGGACCCTATGCTCTTAAGTATCGTGGAAGCATGTG GGGATACAAGAGGTTTTTCAGGAGGGATAGTCTAGAGACATCAGACTATCTCAAGGACAATAGTCTCTTGGTTCGGTGCCGTGTCGGTGTGGTGAAGTCTTGCACCGAGGGACCGAGGGACTACAATATCAGTGTACCAGTTTCTAACTTGGGCCAACAGTTGGGGAGTCTTTTGGAAAGTGGGAAAGGCTGTGATGTTACTTTTGAAGTCGATGGAGAAACTTTCTCTGCTCACAAACTTGTTCTTGCAACGCGTTCTCCAGTTTTCAGGGCGCAGCTCTTTGGACCGTTAAGAGACAGAGACACCGACCGTATAGAGATAGAAGACGTGGAGGCCCCCATTTTCAAG GTTTTGCTTCATTTTATCTACTGGGACGAATTGCCTGATATGCAAGAGTTAATAGGCACAGATTCCAAATCGGCTTCTACTCTTGTGGCTCAGCATCTGCTTGCAGCGGCAGACCGGTATGCTCTTGAGCGGCTTAAAGCTATCTGCGAGTCAAAACTTTGTGAAGGAATCACCGTAAACACGGTTGCAACCACCTTGGCCCTAGCGGAGCAGCACCACTGTTTCCAGCTAAAAGCAGTCTGTCTCAAATTCGTGGCGTCGCCAGAGAATTTGAAAG CTGTGATGCAAACGGATGGGTTTGATTATCTAAAAAGGAGCTGTCCATCTCTACTAACTGAGCTATTGAAGTATTTGGCGAGGCTTAGGGAACACTCTGTAACTGCACCGGGACATCCAAAAGATATATTTGCTGATGGTTGTGATTCCAATGGAAGAAGAGTGAAGCAACGGTTGCATTAA
- the LOC106335222 gene encoding mitogen-activated protein kinase 16-like — protein MHPDQRKKSSVESDFFTEYGEGTRYRIEEVIGKGSYGLVCSAYDTHTGEKVAIKKINDIFEHVSDATRILREIKLLRFLQHPDIVEIKHILLPPSRREFKDIYVVFELMESDLHQVIKANDDLTPEHYQFFLYQLLRGLKYIHTANVFHRDLKPKNILANADCKLKICDFGLARVAFNDTPTAIFWTDYVATRWYRAPELCGSFFSKYTPAIDIWSIGCIFAELLTGKPLFPGKNVVHQLDLMTDMLGTPSAEAIGRVRNEKARRYLSSMRKKKPISFSHKFPHADPLALRLLEKMLSFEPKDRPTSEEALADPYFKNLAKVEREPSCQPVTKLEFEFERRRITKEDVRELIYRESLEYHPKMLKEYLDGSEPTNFMYPSAVEHFKKQFAYLEEHYKNGTSHNPPERQQHASLPRACVLYSDNNHAAAAQQSSVEVTDGLSKCSIRDTERPRGSDRRVPVNVPQTIQGAAVARPGKVVGSVLRYNNCGAATGVEALEQQQRRMVRNPAGAAQYPKRTPQPCKSNRGDEDSEGSSRLKQNPQYIPQKVGGRQDTATSRWY, from the exons ATGCATCCTGACCAACGCAAAAAG TCATCGGTCGAATCAGACTTCTTCACTGAATACGGAGAAGGCACCAGATACAGAATCGAGGAAGTGATCGGCAAAGGCAGCTACGGCCTCGTCTGCTCGGCTTACGACACCCACACGGGAGAGAAAGTCGCCATCAAGAAGATCAACGACATCTTCGAGCACGTCTCCGACGCCACGCGCATCCTCCGCGAGATCAAACTCCTCAGGTTCCTGCAGCATCCGGACATCGTCGAGATCAAACACATCTTGCTCCCACCTTCGAGGAGAGAGTTCAAAGACATTTACGTTGTTTTCGAGCTCATGGAGTCTGATCTTCACCAGGTTATCAAGGCGAATGATGACTTGACTCCTGAGCATTACCAGTTTTTTCTTTATCAGCTTCTCCGTGGACTCAAGTATATACACACAG CTAATGTCTTTCATAGGGACCTGAAACCGAAAAACATATTGGCTAATGCTGATTGTAAACTCAAGATCTGTGATTTTGGGCTTGCGAGAGTGGCATTCAATGATACACCAACTGCTATATTCTGGACT GACTATGTAGCTACTAGATGGTACCGTGCTCCGGAACTGTGTGGATCATTTTTCTCTAAG TATACACCGGCGATAGATATATGGAGCATAGGGTGTATCTTTGCAGAGCTCTTAACAGGGAAGCCTCTTTTCCCCGGGAAAAATGTGGTTCATCAATTGGATCTGATGACTGATATGTTGGGAACTCCATCTGCGGAAGCTATTGGAAGG GTGAGGAACGAGAAAGCTCGGAGATACTTAAGCAGCATGAGGAAGAAGAAGCCTATTTCTTTTTCACATAAGTTCCCACATGCTGATCCTCTCGCTCTTCGTCTTCTAGAGAAGATGTTGTCTTTTGAACCCAAGGACAGGCCTACATCTGAAGAG GCACTTGCGGATCCATACTTCAAGAATTTAGCTAAGGTTGAAAGAGAGCCCTCTTGTCAACCCGTCACAAAGTTGGAATTCGAGTTTGAGAGGCGGAGGATCACAAAAGAGGACGTGCGAGAGCTCATTTATAGAGAGTCTCTTGAGTATCACCCAAAGATGCTGAAAGAATACCTGGATGGATCAGAGCCAACGAACTTTATGTATCCTAG TGCGGTGGAGCATTTCAAGAAACAGTTTGCATACCTTGAGGAACACTACAAGAATGGTACTTCTCACAACCCTCCAGAGAGACAGCAGCACGCATCGTTACCTAG GGCTTGCGTTTTGTACTCTGATAACAATCATGCAGCGGCTGCACAACAGAGTTCAGTGGAAGTCACTGATGGACTCTCCAAGTGTAGCATCAGAGATACAGAGCGACCGCGTGGTTCAGACAGGAGAGTTCCTGTTAACGTCCCTCAAACAATCCAAG GTGCTGCAGTAGCTAGGCCTGGAAAAGTAGTTGGATCAGTGTTACGCTATAACAACTGCGGAGCAGCTACAGGAGTCGAAGCTCTTGAACAACAACAGCGTAGGATGGTCAGAAATCCAGCTGGTGCGGCTCAGTATCCGAAGAGAACTCCTCAACCTTGCAAAAGCAACAGAGGAGATGAAGACTCCGAAGGTTCAAGCAGGTTAAAACAAAACCCTCAGTATATACCGCAGAAAGTGGGTGGACGGCAAGATACTGCAACGAGTCGCTGGTACTAA